From Camelina sativa cultivar DH55 chromosome 7, Cs, whole genome shotgun sequence, one genomic window encodes:
- the LOC104700710 gene encoding receptor-like serine/threonine-protein kinase NCRK: MRVETAFVILLVLIAIQQCYGGASNYTCTCFSSSNQSDILGSNCSTSCNCRPADRNQWVCLCPANGFPVIAIGGANSSCFTSCNCAAGATKSWKKQYLSRKLVVAILLFCGVLTSLALLASMICYICRRNTFSGQSPSVSSDRESSWHSSANLINRKSSVSQSKISISSSVTGCFFQNASLFCVSRPETIHGTIFQFSYTELEQATNKFSSNSVIGHGGSSCVYRGQLKDGKTAAIKRLNTPKGNDTDTLFSTEVELLSRLHHYHVVPLIGYCSEFHGKHAERVLVFEYMSYGSLRDCLDGELGEKMTWNIRISVALGAARGLEYLHEAAAPRILHRDVKSTNILLDENWHAKITDLGMAKCLSSDGLQSGSSSPTIGLQGTFGYFAPEYAIAGCASQMSDVFSFGVVLLELITGRKPIQKPSNNKGEESLVIWAVPRLQDSKRVIEELPDPRLKGKFAEEEMQIMAYLAKECLLLEPEARPTMREVVQILSTITPDTTSRRRSFPINYLFQSNETKKESKVGWSRGGSRSGHEEETVDLTEPRFESFCLPNVKPVLLEPSAHI; encoded by the exons ATGAGAGTGGAAACCGCATTTGTGATTCTCTTGGTCCTCATAGCAATTCAACAATGTTATGGAG GTGCAAGCAACTATACGTGCACTTGCTTCTCTTCAAGCAATCAAAGTGATATCCTGGGATCTAACTGTTCAACATCATGTAATTGCAGACCAG CTGATAGAAACCAATGGGTGTGCTTGTGTCCTGCAAATGGTTTTCCAGTAATAGCCATTGGTGGTGCCAATTCTTCATGTTTCACTTCATGCAACTGCGCTGCTG GAGCTACCAAATCTTGGAAAAAGCAATATTTATCGAGGAAACTCGTTGTGGCTATACTACTCTTCTGCGGTGTACTCACTTCACTAGCATTGCTTGCCTCTATGATTTGCTACATTTGTCGAAGGAACACATTTTCTGGACAGTCACCTTCAGTTTCTTCAGATAGAGAATCTAGCTGGCATAGCTCAGCCAACTTAATAAACCGTAAAAGCTCGGTTTCACAATCGAAAATTAGTATCAGCTCCTCAGTGACAG GATGCTTCTTTCAGAatgcttctttgttttgtgtgagCAGACCTGAAACAATCCATGGAACTATATTTCAGTTCTCATACACTGAATTAGAGCAAGCAACCAACAAATTCTCCAGCAACAGTGTGATAGGACATGGAGGTAGTAGTTGTGTTTACCGCGGGCAGCTCAAAGACGGTAAAACCGCTGCGATCAAACGTCTAAATACCCCTAAAGGAAACGACACTGACACTCTATTCTCAACAGAA GTTGAGTTATTATCAAGACTCCATCATTACCATGTGGTTCCTTTAATTGGATACTGCTCTGAGTTTCATGGCAAACATGCAGAGAGGGTTCTGGTTTTTGAGTACATGTCTTATGGAAGTCTGAGAGATTGCTTAGATGGAGAGTTGGGGGAGAAAATGACATGGAACATTAGAATCTCTGTCGCTCTTGGAGCTGCAAGAGGGCTCGAGTATCTTCACGAAGCTGCAGCGCCAAGAATCTTACACAGAGATGTAAAATCTACAAATATTCTCCTTGATGAGAATTGGCATGCAAAA ATAACAGATCTTGGGATGGCTAAGTGTTTGAGTAGCGACGGTTTACAAAGCGGTTCAAGCTCTCCTACCATAGGACTACAAGGAACGTTTGGCTACTTTGCACCTGAATATGCAATTGCAGGATGTGCTTCACAGATGTCAGACGTTTTCAGCTTTGGTGTTGTTCTACTCGAGCTTATAACTGGAAGGAAACCGATACAGAAACCTAGCAAcaacaaaggagaagaaagcCTAGTTATTTGG GCTGTGCCGCGTTTACAAGATAGTAAGCGAGTGATCGAGGAACTGCCTGATCCGAGGCTAAAAGGGAAGTTTGCTGAAGAAGAGATGCAGATCATGGCGTATCTTGCTAAAGAGTGTCTGCTATTGGAACCAGAAGCTAGACCAACAATGAGAGAAGTTGTTCAGATTCTTTCAACCATCACACCAGATACAACATCCAGACGTAGAAGTTTCCCCATTAATTATCTATTCCAG AGTAACGAGAcgaagaaagaaagcaaagta
- the LOC104700712 gene encoding helicase protein MOM1-like isoform X3 — translation MVPKETDEPTDSLPKAQSKSRISQLDGSVIVASTNVPEILTASDCGERLPESSRGWVCDTMMPPPASYSQAASSELPLNVVEGLVRVENSRTSHDADGILNQVIYEESAFCLPDPAGSARSDQGVQITGSLPFSSVLSQNITSAADHWTLRSASLGVQPPNISYSGSTVNASADTSLPNNPMGQSPRLHFPSYSDICDYELEKLNKEQGTLRKNFDETTLELKAELERKMAEARSEYDRKSQEVDTEYNAISKQIGAFRSLVAMNSLLANAYKSSRPVKSAATDTAAVRAARSSQHPTQQQQAVQTNTTMTSTAPPRPPVTTAEAPIPSGPPSHFPRCNTPQPRPVSQQAVQTNTNMNATTPPQPSVTTAEAPRPSGPLSHFPRCNTPQPRPICQQEAAQSNPHMNSTALPRPSITTEARPLHSPPCNTPQPRPISQLPVVQSNRPISSTAPPRPSVTSEAIPLHSPPCNTPQPRPISQLPGVQSNSHISSIVPPGPSVTSEAISLPSPPCNTPQPRPTQLPVVQANTPISSTAPHGPSVTSKAISLHSQPCNTPQPRPPPLISNHTPTSYSAASAPHVHGIVRRTMAPHLRSSRPPNSAAASTINPTRQVQEQQQQQQQQQQQQQQQQQQQQQGNSNSSLVYLSDED, via the exons ATGGTTCCAAAGGAAACTGATGAGCCTACAGATTCTTTGCCAAAAGCACAGAGCAAATCTAGGATTAGTCAATTAGATGGCTCTGTAATTGTGGCTTCAACCAATGTACCTGAGATTTTGACTGCTTCTGACTGTGGAGAGAGACTTCCTGAGTCGTCAAGAGGTTGGGTTTGTGACACAATGATGCCACCACCAGCTTCATATTCCCAAGCTGCCTCCTCAGAGTTACCTTTGAATGTAGTGGAAGGTTTGGTTAGAGTAGAAAATAGTAGAACTAGTCATGATGCTGATGGTATTTTGAACCAAGTGATTTATGAAGAATCTGCATTTTGTTTACCAGACCCTGCCGGCTCTGCTAGATCAGATCAG GGTGTTCAAATTACAGGTTCTCTGCCATTCTCATCAGTTCTCTCCCAAAATATTACATCAGCAGCAGACCATTGGACTTTGAGATCAGCTTCTTTAG GTGTTCAGCCTCCTAACATCTCATATAGCGGATCAACAGTCAACGCATCAGCGGATACATCTCTTCCCAACAATCCTATGGGACAGAGTCCTCGGTTACATTTCCCTTCGTACAGTGACATATGTGACTACGAACTGGAGAAACTGAACAAAGAACAAGGGACCTTAAGGAAAAACTTTGATGAAACG ACATTAGAGTTGAAGGCTGAACTCGAGAGAAAGATGGCTGAAGCACGCAGTGAGTACGATCGGAAATCCCAAGAGGTAGATACTGAATATAATGCCATTTCGAAACAGATTGGAGCCTTTAGGAGTTTGGTTGCCATGAACAGTCTCTTGGCGAACGCTTACAAGTCTTCACGTCCAGTGAAGAGTGCAGCGACGGATACTGCAGCTGTTAGAG cAGCTAGAAGCTCCCAACATCCAACGCAGCAGCAGCAAGCAGTACAAACGAACACGACTATGACTTCAACTGCTCCTCCTCGACCCCCAGTCACAACAGCGGAAGCTCCAATTCCTTCCGGTCCTCCTTCACATTTCCCGCGCTGCAATACGCCTCAACCGAGACCAGTATCTCAGCAAGCAGTACAAACAAACACGAATATGAATGCAACTACTCCTCCTCAACCCTCAGTCACAACAGCGGAAGCTCCAAGACCTTCAGGTCCTCTTTCGCATTTCCCGCGCTGCAATACGCCTCAACCGAGGCCAATATGTCAGCAAGAAGCAGCACAATCCAACCCACATATGAATTCAACCGCGCTTCCTCGCCCCTCAATCACAACAGAAGCTCGTCCTCTACATTCACCACCCTGCAACACGCCTCAGCCAAGGCCAATATCTCAGCTACCAGTAGTACAATCAAACAGGCCTATCAGTTCAACCGCCCCTCCAAGACCCTCAGTCACATCAGAAGCTATACCTTTGCATTCACCACCCTGCAACACGCCTCAGCCAAGACCAATATCTCAGCTACCAGGAGTACAATCAAACTCGCATATCAGTTCAATTGTCCCTCCTGGACCCTCGGTCACATCAGAAGCTATATCTTTGCCTTCACCACCCTGCAACACGCCTCAGCCAAGACCAACTCAGCTACCAGTAGTACAAGCAAACACGCCTATCAGTTCAACCGCCCCGCATGGACCCTCAGTCACATCAAAAGCTATATCTTTGCATTCACAACCCTGCAACACGCCTCAGCCAAGACCGCCACCTTTAATCTCCAACCATACTCCAACTTCTTATTCAGCAGCATCTGCTCCACATGTGCATGGTATAGTGAGGCGGACCATGGCACCTCACTTACGTTCATCTCGACCTCCCAACTCTGCTGCTGCATCAACAATAAATCCAACAAGGcaggttcaagaacaacaacaacaacaacaacaacagcaacaacaacaacaacaacagcaacaacaacaacaacaagggaACTCAAACAGTAGCTTGGTCTATCTCTCAGATGAAGACTAG
- the LOC104700712 gene encoding helicase protein MOM1-like isoform X1 yields the protein MVPKETDEPTDSLPKAQSKSRISQLDGSVIVASTNVPEILTASDCGERLPESSRGWVCDTMMPPPASYSQAASSELPLNVVEGLVRVENSRTSHDADGILNQVIYEESAFCLPDPAGSARSDQGVQITGSLPFSSVLSQNITSAADHWTLRSASLVNQSEDVHEAGVQPPNISYSGSTVNASADTSLPNNPMGQSPRLHFPSYSDICDYELEKLNKEQGTLRKNFDETTLELKAELERKMAEARSEYDRKSQEVDTEYNAISKQIGAFRSLVAMNSLLANAYKSSRPVKSAATDTAAVRAARSSQHPTQQQQAVQTNTTMTSTAPPRPPVTTAEAPIPSGPPSHFPRCNTPQPRPVSQQAVQTNTNMNATTPPQPSVTTAEAPRPSGPLSHFPRCNTPQPRPICQQEAAQSNPHMNSTALPRPSITTEARPLHSPPCNTPQPRPISQLPVVQSNRPISSTAPPRPSVTSEAIPLHSPPCNTPQPRPISQLPGVQSNSHISSIVPPGPSVTSEAISLPSPPCNTPQPRPTQLPVVQANTPISSTAPHGPSVTSKAISLHSQPCNTPQPRPPPLISNHTPTSYSAASAPHVHGIVRRTMAPHLRSSRPPNSAAASTINPTRQVQEQQQQQQQQQQQQQQQQQQQQQGNSNSSLVYLSDED from the exons ATGGTTCCAAAGGAAACTGATGAGCCTACAGATTCTTTGCCAAAAGCACAGAGCAAATCTAGGATTAGTCAATTAGATGGCTCTGTAATTGTGGCTTCAACCAATGTACCTGAGATTTTGACTGCTTCTGACTGTGGAGAGAGACTTCCTGAGTCGTCAAGAGGTTGGGTTTGTGACACAATGATGCCACCACCAGCTTCATATTCCCAAGCTGCCTCCTCAGAGTTACCTTTGAATGTAGTGGAAGGTTTGGTTAGAGTAGAAAATAGTAGAACTAGTCATGATGCTGATGGTATTTTGAACCAAGTGATTTATGAAGAATCTGCATTTTGTTTACCAGACCCTGCCGGCTCTGCTAGATCAGATCAG GGTGTTCAAATTACAGGTTCTCTGCCATTCTCATCAGTTCTCTCCCAAAATATTACATCAGCAGCAGACCATTGGACTTTGAGATCAGCTTCTTTAG TTAACCAGTCTGAGGATGTCCATGAAGCAGGTGTTCAGCCTCCTAACATCTCATATAGCGGATCAACAGTCAACGCATCAGCGGATACATCTCTTCCCAACAATCCTATGGGACAGAGTCCTCGGTTACATTTCCCTTCGTACAGTGACATATGTGACTACGAACTGGAGAAACTGAACAAAGAACAAGGGACCTTAAGGAAAAACTTTGATGAAACG ACATTAGAGTTGAAGGCTGAACTCGAGAGAAAGATGGCTGAAGCACGCAGTGAGTACGATCGGAAATCCCAAGAGGTAGATACTGAATATAATGCCATTTCGAAACAGATTGGAGCCTTTAGGAGTTTGGTTGCCATGAACAGTCTCTTGGCGAACGCTTACAAGTCTTCACGTCCAGTGAAGAGTGCAGCGACGGATACTGCAGCTGTTAGAG cAGCTAGAAGCTCCCAACATCCAACGCAGCAGCAGCAAGCAGTACAAACGAACACGACTATGACTTCAACTGCTCCTCCTCGACCCCCAGTCACAACAGCGGAAGCTCCAATTCCTTCCGGTCCTCCTTCACATTTCCCGCGCTGCAATACGCCTCAACCGAGACCAGTATCTCAGCAAGCAGTACAAACAAACACGAATATGAATGCAACTACTCCTCCTCAACCCTCAGTCACAACAGCGGAAGCTCCAAGACCTTCAGGTCCTCTTTCGCATTTCCCGCGCTGCAATACGCCTCAACCGAGGCCAATATGTCAGCAAGAAGCAGCACAATCCAACCCACATATGAATTCAACCGCGCTTCCTCGCCCCTCAATCACAACAGAAGCTCGTCCTCTACATTCACCACCCTGCAACACGCCTCAGCCAAGGCCAATATCTCAGCTACCAGTAGTACAATCAAACAGGCCTATCAGTTCAACCGCCCCTCCAAGACCCTCAGTCACATCAGAAGCTATACCTTTGCATTCACCACCCTGCAACACGCCTCAGCCAAGACCAATATCTCAGCTACCAGGAGTACAATCAAACTCGCATATCAGTTCAATTGTCCCTCCTGGACCCTCGGTCACATCAGAAGCTATATCTTTGCCTTCACCACCCTGCAACACGCCTCAGCCAAGACCAACTCAGCTACCAGTAGTACAAGCAAACACGCCTATCAGTTCAACCGCCCCGCATGGACCCTCAGTCACATCAAAAGCTATATCTTTGCATTCACAACCCTGCAACACGCCTCAGCCAAGACCGCCACCTTTAATCTCCAACCATACTCCAACTTCTTATTCAGCAGCATCTGCTCCACATGTGCATGGTATAGTGAGGCGGACCATGGCACCTCACTTACGTTCATCTCGACCTCCCAACTCTGCTGCTGCATCAACAATAAATCCAACAAGGcaggttcaagaacaacaacaacaacaacaacaacagcaacaacaacaacaacaacagcaacaacaacaacaacaagggaACTCAAACAGTAGCTTGGTCTATCTCTCAGATGAAGACTAG
- the LOC104700712 gene encoding flocculation protein FLO11-like isoform X2, translated as MVPKETDEPTDSLPKAQSKSRISQLDGSVIVASTNVPEILTASDCGERLPESSRGWVCDTMMPPPASYSQAASSELPLNVVEGLVRVENSRTSHDADGILNQVIYEESAFCLPDPAGSARSDQGVQITGSLPFSSVLSQNITSAADHWTLRSASLVNQSEDVHEAGVQPPNISYSGSTVNASADTSLPNNPMGQSPRLHFPSYSDICDYELEKLNKEQGTLRKNFDETTLELKAELERKMAEARSEYDRKSQEVDTEYNAISKQIGAFRSLVAMNSLLANAYKSSRPVKSAATDTAAVRARSSQHPTQQQQAVQTNTTMTSTAPPRPPVTTAEAPIPSGPPSHFPRCNTPQPRPVSQQAVQTNTNMNATTPPQPSVTTAEAPRPSGPLSHFPRCNTPQPRPICQQEAAQSNPHMNSTALPRPSITTEARPLHSPPCNTPQPRPISQLPVVQSNRPISSTAPPRPSVTSEAIPLHSPPCNTPQPRPISQLPGVQSNSHISSIVPPGPSVTSEAISLPSPPCNTPQPRPTQLPVVQANTPISSTAPHGPSVTSKAISLHSQPCNTPQPRPPPLISNHTPTSYSAASAPHVHGIVRRTMAPHLRSSRPPNSAAASTINPTRQVQEQQQQQQQQQQQQQQQQQQQQQGNSNSSLVYLSDED; from the exons ATGGTTCCAAAGGAAACTGATGAGCCTACAGATTCTTTGCCAAAAGCACAGAGCAAATCTAGGATTAGTCAATTAGATGGCTCTGTAATTGTGGCTTCAACCAATGTACCTGAGATTTTGACTGCTTCTGACTGTGGAGAGAGACTTCCTGAGTCGTCAAGAGGTTGGGTTTGTGACACAATGATGCCACCACCAGCTTCATATTCCCAAGCTGCCTCCTCAGAGTTACCTTTGAATGTAGTGGAAGGTTTGGTTAGAGTAGAAAATAGTAGAACTAGTCATGATGCTGATGGTATTTTGAACCAAGTGATTTATGAAGAATCTGCATTTTGTTTACCAGACCCTGCCGGCTCTGCTAGATCAGATCAG GGTGTTCAAATTACAGGTTCTCTGCCATTCTCATCAGTTCTCTCCCAAAATATTACATCAGCAGCAGACCATTGGACTTTGAGATCAGCTTCTTTAG TTAACCAGTCTGAGGATGTCCATGAAGCAGGTGTTCAGCCTCCTAACATCTCATATAGCGGATCAACAGTCAACGCATCAGCGGATACATCTCTTCCCAACAATCCTATGGGACAGAGTCCTCGGTTACATTTCCCTTCGTACAGTGACATATGTGACTACGAACTGGAGAAACTGAACAAAGAACAAGGGACCTTAAGGAAAAACTTTGATGAAACG ACATTAGAGTTGAAGGCTGAACTCGAGAGAAAGATGGCTGAAGCACGCAGTGAGTACGATCGGAAATCCCAAGAGGTAGATACTGAATATAATGCCATTTCGAAACAGATTGGAGCCTTTAGGAGTTTGGTTGCCATGAACAGTCTCTTGGCGAACGCTTACAAGTCTTCACGTCCAGTGAAGAGTGCAGCGACGGATACTGCAGCTGTTAGAG CTAGAAGCTCCCAACATCCAACGCAGCAGCAGCAAGCAGTACAAACGAACACGACTATGACTTCAACTGCTCCTCCTCGACCCCCAGTCACAACAGCGGAAGCTCCAATTCCTTCCGGTCCTCCTTCACATTTCCCGCGCTGCAATACGCCTCAACCGAGACCAGTATCTCAGCAAGCAGTACAAACAAACACGAATATGAATGCAACTACTCCTCCTCAACCCTCAGTCACAACAGCGGAAGCTCCAAGACCTTCAGGTCCTCTTTCGCATTTCCCGCGCTGCAATACGCCTCAACCGAGGCCAATATGTCAGCAAGAAGCAGCACAATCCAACCCACATATGAATTCAACCGCGCTTCCTCGCCCCTCAATCACAACAGAAGCTCGTCCTCTACATTCACCACCCTGCAACACGCCTCAGCCAAGGCCAATATCTCAGCTACCAGTAGTACAATCAAACAGGCCTATCAGTTCAACCGCCCCTCCAAGACCCTCAGTCACATCAGAAGCTATACCTTTGCATTCACCACCCTGCAACACGCCTCAGCCAAGACCAATATCTCAGCTACCAGGAGTACAATCAAACTCGCATATCAGTTCAATTGTCCCTCCTGGACCCTCGGTCACATCAGAAGCTATATCTTTGCCTTCACCACCCTGCAACACGCCTCAGCCAAGACCAACTCAGCTACCAGTAGTACAAGCAAACACGCCTATCAGTTCAACCGCCCCGCATGGACCCTCAGTCACATCAAAAGCTATATCTTTGCATTCACAACCCTGCAACACGCCTCAGCCAAGACCGCCACCTTTAATCTCCAACCATACTCCAACTTCTTATTCAGCAGCATCTGCTCCACATGTGCATGGTATAGTGAGGCGGACCATGGCACCTCACTTACGTTCATCTCGACCTCCCAACTCTGCTGCTGCATCAACAATAAATCCAACAAGGcaggttcaagaacaacaacaacaacaacaacaacagcaacaacaacaacaacaacagcaacaacaacaacaacaagggaACTCAAACAGTAGCTTGGTCTATCTCTCAGATGAAGACTAG